CGAAAAAGGAAAAATACCTCCTCAAGCGATTGATTTAGAAGAGGTTGTTTTAGGGGCAATGATGATTGATAAAAAAGGTGTCGATGAAGTTATCGATATTTTAGCACCCGATGCATTTTATAAAGAAGCACATCAACATATATTTGAAGCTATTTTTACGTTATTTGAAAATAGTGAACCTGTCGATTTATTAACCGTTTCAACACAGTTAAAGAAAAATGCAAAGTTAGAGCAAGCAGGTGGTGATTTTTACCTCATTTCTTTAACGCAAAAAGTATCATCTTCTGCGCATATTGAGTTTCACGCACGTATTATTCTGCAAAAATTTATTCAGCGTAGTTTAATAAAAATTTCAAATGAAATTATTGAAGATGCTTACGATGAAACTAAAGATGTATTCGATTTATTAGATACAGCCGAGTCTAAATTATATGAAGTTACACAGGGTAATATTAAAAAATCTAGTGAAACCGCTCAAGATTTAGTAATTCAGGCCAAAAAGAAGATTGAAGAAATTTCTAATAAAGAAGGTTTGAGTGGTATTCCAACAGGATTTACCAAACTAGATAAATTAACCTCAGGGTGGCAACCTTCCGATTTAATTATTGTTGCGGCACGTCCTGGTATGGGTAAAACGGCATTAACTTTATCTATGGCACGAAATATTGCTGTAGATCAAAATGTACCCGTTGCCTTTTTCTCATTAGAGATGGCATCTGTACAGTTAATTATGCGTTTAATTTCTAGTGAAACAGGTTTGTCTTCAGAAAAATTAAGAACAGGTAAGCTCGAAAAGCACGAATGGGAACAACTTAACGTAAAAGTAAAAAGTTTAGAAAAAGCACCATTATTTATTGATGATACGCCGTCACTTTCTATTTTCGATTTACGTGCAAAAGCGCGTCGTTTATCGTCTCAACATGGTATAAAATTAATCATGATTGATTACTTACAGTTAATGACAGGAGGATCGAGCCATGGAGGAAACCGTGAACAGGAGATTTCGATGATTTCTCGAAACTTAAAAGCATTAGCCAAAGAATTAATGGTGCCAGTAATTGCACTATCTCAATTATCTCGTGCGGTGGAAACACGTGGAGGAAGTAAGCGTCCGTTACTATCGGATTTACGTGAATCTGGTGCGATTGAGCAGGATGCCGATATTGTAAGTTTTATTTATCGTCCTGAATACTATAAAATTGATGAATGGGATGATGATGAACGCTCTCCAACAGAAGGCCAAGCCGAATTTATTATTGCAAAACACCGTAATGGTGGTTTAGAAAATATTAGACTGAAATTTATCGGTAACTTAGGTAAGTTCGACAATTTAGATGATTTTGATTCACCGTTTGAATTCCATTCTAAAATGAATGCGGCTGCAAATGATGATACCTTCCAAGCTGATAATTTTAAGGCGAGTCCAGACCAAGCTTTTGGAAGTTCATTTAATGATGATGATAACGAAGTACCATTTTAGTGTTAATTAGTTTATTATAGAATTTATATAGAGATTTTCAATCTCAAAAAAGGAAAATTATTCCTAGAAATAGTCCAAAAATAGTATCGATTTTATCAAATAGAATCATAAATACTGTTTTTTATCCCCACAAAAATTAAGTATCTTTCGCTTATATAATTCAATTTCTCAGTTGATTTTTATTAATTAACTGAGAAATTATTTTTAGGCAATCTCAAATTGAAAAAGATAATCTTTACATTATTATTTATATGCTTAGCATGTAAAACCTACGCATCCTATGTTTTTATTCCTATGGGTGTAGATAATCAAAAAAATCACTTAAAAGCATACGGAATTACCTATTGGGTTCTTAATAAAGATCTTAAAGTAAAATGGCTCCTTAATTATCAAGGTGGTTCGTTTTTACTTCCCGATACGGAAGCTATTCAAAGAGAATGCCAAATACGAGGTGTATCTTTCGATGTTATTTCTAACGCTAAAGCGGAAGCTATTTTGGAAGACATAAGTAGTCCTAGCCAAAATATGGAAGCCGTTGTTTTAGAAAAGGCCCCAAAAATTGCGGTTTATACGCCAGAAGGAAAATTACCTTGGGATGATGCTGTAACTATGGTGTTAAACTATGCCGAAATTCCTTATGAAACCGTTTATGATGAAGAAGTTTTAAACGATGGTTTATTATTATTCGATTGGTTGCACCTGCATCATGAAGATTTTACCGGACAATTCGGTAAATTCTATGGAGCTTATCGCGCGGCATCGTGGTATATAAACGAGAAACAAGCAGCAGAAACTCTAGCTCAAAAATTAGGATACAATAAAGTTTCTGAAGAAAAATCTGCAGTAGCTCATAAAATTAGAGACTATGTTGTCGGTGGTGGTTTTATGTTTGCTATGTGTAGCGCTACAGATAGTTTTGATATTGCCCTATCGGCAGAAGGTGTAGATATTTGCGAACCTATGTTTGATGGCGATGGGAGCGATGCAGGATATCAAAATAAAATAAATTTCAATAAAACATTTGCATTTACTAATTATCAATTAGAGAGAAGTCCTACGGTTTACGAGTTTTCTTCTATTGATATGACGCAGAAACGCAAGGTAAGTAAAACAACCGATTATTTTTCTCTTATGGAATTCTCAGCAAAATGGGATCCTATTCCATCTATGTTGTGTCAAAATCATACCGCTTTAGTTAAAGGTTTTATGGGGCAAACAACATCTTTTACTCGAGATGAAATAAAATCGAACGTTTTGGTTATGGGTGAAAATAAAACCAATGGCGAAGCAAAATATATCCATGGCATAAAGGGAAAAGGCTTCTTTACATTTTATGGCGGGCACGATCCTGAAGATTATCAACACCGTGTTGGAGACCCTAAAACGGAATTGGATTTACATCCAACATCACCGGGTTACAGATTAATTCTTAATAATGTGTTATTTCCTGCTGCAAAAAAGAAGAAACAGAAAACATAGTAGCTCTTATTTTTAATTTATAACAATAAAAACTTAAAAACATGGCATCAAAAAAAGCAATACTCAACAAAATACAAATAGTTCTTACCAATCATTTTGAAACTCCAGAAGACGCATTTAACTTTTTTGATAAAAGTGGAGACGGTAAATTATCTAAAAGTGAAATAGTAGCTTTACTTAAGGAAGCTGAGATTAATGGTTTTATTCGAGGATTAGTGTCATCAAAATTGATTGATGGTTATGATAAGGATGGTGATGATAAAATTGATTGGAAAGAGTTTAAAAAAGCCATTTCGGAAATAGCCAAAGATGGAAAATAATGGTAAAAGTTTTGTTTTAAATGAAAATTTTTCAAAAAGAAATTAAATTAGAACCTCATAAAAGAGGCTTTCATTTAATAACAGATACTATTTTGGATGCAATTCCTGAAATTGTAGAGATTCAAATAGGGCAATTACAGGTTTTTGTTAAGCATACATCAGCAAGTTTAACTATTAACGAAAATGCAGATAGTACTGTTAGAACGGATTTTGAAAGTCATTTTAATAAAATGATTCCAGAAAAC
The window above is part of the Algibacter sp. L3A6 genome. Proteins encoded here:
- the dnaB gene encoding replicative DNA helicase; the protein is MKQPNPVQGYKVDKSTLISLEKGKIPPQAIDLEEVVLGAMMIDKKGVDEVIDILAPDAFYKEAHQHIFEAIFTLFENSEPVDLLTVSTQLKKNAKLEQAGGDFYLISLTQKVSSSAHIEFHARIILQKFIQRSLIKISNEIIEDAYDETKDVFDLLDTAESKLYEVTQGNIKKSSETAQDLVIQAKKKIEEISNKEGLSGIPTGFTKLDKLTSGWQPSDLIIVAARPGMGKTALTLSMARNIAVDQNVPVAFFSLEMASVQLIMRLISSETGLSSEKLRTGKLEKHEWEQLNVKVKSLEKAPLFIDDTPSLSIFDLRAKARRLSSQHGIKLIMIDYLQLMTGGSSHGGNREQEISMISRNLKALAKELMVPVIALSQLSRAVETRGGSKRPLLSDLRESGAIEQDADIVSFIYRPEYYKIDEWDDDERSPTEGQAEFIIAKHRNGGLENIRLKFIGNLGKFDNLDDFDSPFEFHSKMNAAANDDTFQADNFKASPDQAFGSSFNDDDNEVPF
- a CDS encoding asparagine synthetase B; this translates as MGVDNQKNHLKAYGITYWVLNKDLKVKWLLNYQGGSFLLPDTEAIQRECQIRGVSFDVISNAKAEAILEDISSPSQNMEAVVLEKAPKIAVYTPEGKLPWDDAVTMVLNYAEIPYETVYDEEVLNDGLLLFDWLHLHHEDFTGQFGKFYGAYRAASWYINEKQAAETLAQKLGYNKVSEEKSAVAHKIRDYVVGGGFMFAMCSATDSFDIALSAEGVDICEPMFDGDGSDAGYQNKINFNKTFAFTNYQLERSPTVYEFSSIDMTQKRKVSKTTDYFSLMEFSAKWDPIPSMLCQNHTALVKGFMGQTTSFTRDEIKSNVLVMGENKTNGEAKYIHGIKGKGFFTFYGGHDPEDYQHRVGDPKTELDLHPTSPGYRLILNNVLFPAAKKKKQKT
- a CDS encoding EF-hand domain-containing protein; translation: MASKKAILNKIQIVLTNHFETPEDAFNFFDKSGDGKLSKSEIVALLKEAEINGFIRGLVSSKLIDGYDKDGDDKIDWKEFKKAISEIAKDGK
- a CDS encoding secondary thiamine-phosphate synthase enzyme YjbQ → MKIFQKEIKLEPHKRGFHLITDTILDAIPEIVEIQIGQLQVFVKHTSASLTINENADSTVRTDFESHFNKMIPENAPYYKHTYEGPDDMPAHIKASLLGSSVQIPITNGKLNLGIWQGIYLCEHRDYGGARQIVISAFGM